One stretch of Hevea brasiliensis isolate MT/VB/25A 57/8 chromosome 12, ASM3005281v1, whole genome shotgun sequence DNA includes these proteins:
- the LOC110667327 gene encoding agamous-like MADS-box protein AGL12: MARGKVQIKRIENLVHRQVTFCKRRAGFLKKAKELSVLCDAEIGVFIFSAHGKLYELATKGSMQGLIERYMKTTGGSLQPDLSKETQPLDAIEEINMLKKEIEILQKGVRYLLGGRSEEMTMDELLILEKNLEIWICHIRSTKMEILFKEIQLLRRKEEILKDANQYLKDKIEDTVEISNFAPMTTNTPYPLTIQNEIFEF; encoded by the exons ATGGCTCGAGGAAAGGTTCAGATAAAGCGTATAGAGAATCTGGTGCACAGGCAAGTTACCTTCTGCAAGCGCCGAGCTGGGTTCCTTAAGAAGGCTAAGGAGCTCTCTGTGCTCTGTGATGCTGAAATTGGAGTTTTCATTTTCTCCGCCCATGGAAAGCTCTATGAACTGGCTACCAAAGG AAGCATGCAAGGGCTTATTGAGAGGTACATGAAGACCACCGGAGGATCTCTGCAGCCTGACCTATCCAAAGAGACGCAGCCTCTA GATGCAATAGAGGAGATCAACATGCTGAAGAAAGAAATTGAGATACTCCAAAAAGGAGTCAG GTACTTGCTTGGAGGGAGGTCTGAGGAAATGACAATGGATGAATTACTAATACTAGAAAAAAATCTTGAAATTTGGATTTGCCACATTCGTTCAACAAAg ATGGAAATACTGTTCAAAGAGATCCAGCTGCTGAGGAGAAAG GAAGAAATATTGAAAGATGCAAATCAATATCTCAAAGATAAG ATAGAGGATACTGTTGAGATTAGTAACTTTGCACCAATGACCACTAATACTCCATATCCACTAACTATACAAAATGAAATATTTGAGTTTTAA
- the LOC110667338 gene encoding putative 12-oxophytodienoate reductase 11 yields MTLETKVQQKEHDSNNTNISAQSPTIPLLTPYKMGKFNLSHRIVLPPLGRQRSYNNVPQPHAILYYSQRTTKGALLIAEATGISDTAQGLNFTPGIWTKEQVEAWKPIVDAVHAKGGIFFCQIIHVGRASNSGFQPNGQAPISSTDKPLTPKIRFDDTDVVQFTPPRRLRTDEIPQVVNDFRIAARNAMEAGFDGVEIHGAHGYLIDQFMKDQVNDRADQYGGSLENRCRFALEIVEAVANEIGADKVGIRLSPFANYMESGDSNPNALGLYMAKSLNKYGILYCHMVEPRMKKPGEKSESPDSLLPMRKAFKGTFLVAGGYGREDGNQAIAENRADLVAYGRLFLANPDLPRRFELNAPLNKYNRETFYTPDPVIGYTDYPFLED; encoded by the exons ATGACTTTGGAAACTAAAGTTCAGCAAAAAGAACATGACTCAAACAACACTAACATATCTGCTCAATCCCCCACTATTCCTCTTCTCACGCCATACAAGATGGGGAAGTTCAACCTTTCTCATAG AATTGTTCTACCTCCACTAGGCAGGCAGAGATCTTACAACAATGTTCCTCAGCCACATGCCATCTTGTATTACTCTCAGAGAACCACCAAAGGGGCTCTTCTTATAGCTGAAGCAACGGGAATTTCTGACACTGCTCAAGG GCTTAACTTTACTCCTGGTATTTGGAccaaagaacaagttgaggcgtGGAAACCTATTGTAGATGCTGTTCATGCCAAAGGCGGTATATTCTTTTGTCAAATTATACATGTTGGAAGAGCTTCAAATTCAG GTTTTCAGCCCAATGGGCAAGCTCCAATCTCTTCTACTGACAAGCCTTTGACCCCAAAAATTCGATTTGATGACACTGATGTTGTCCAGTTCACGCCTCCAAGGCGACTAAGAACAGATGAAATTCCACAAGTCGTGAATGATTTTAGAATTGCAGCAAGGAATGCTATGGAAGCTG GTTTTGATGGAGTTGAGATTCATGGGGCTCATGGTTACCTAATTGATCAGTTTATGAAAGATCAGGTGAATGATCGTGCAGATCAATACGGTGGATCTCTGGAGAACCGCTGCCGTTTCGCTTTGGAAATAGTTGAAGCTGTAGCTAACGAGATAGGAGCAGACAAAGTTGGAATCAGATTATCTCCATTTGCAAACTATATGGAATCTGGAGACTCAAATCCTAATGCTTTGGGACTTTACATGGCCAAATCCCTGAATAAATATGGAATTCTTTATTGTCACATGGTTGAGCCAAGAATGAAAAAACCCGGAGAGAAGTCTGAAAGTCCAGACAGTCTTCTGCCCATGAGAAAGGCTTTCAAGGGGACTTTTCTTGTTGCTGGTGGCTATGGCAGGGAAGATGGAAATCAAGCTATAGCAGAAAACCGTGCTGATCTTGTTGCTTATGGTCGTCTTTTCCTAGCCAATCCTGATTTGCCAAGGAGATTTGAGCTTAATGCTCCTCTCAACAAGTACAACAGAGAAACATTCTATACACCTGATCCTGTGATTGGTTATACTGATTATCCATTTCTTGAAGATTAA